CCAATGTATCAAAATCGACTGTTTCACGCGTTATCTCCGGGAATGGTTACGTCAGTCAAGAAAGTAGAAAAAAAGTATTGGAAGCAATGGAAACGCTCGCATATTCGCCTAATTTAATTGCACGCAACCTTCAAAGTGGCGAAACCAAAACGATTGGCTTTTTAGCACACGGCTCTTTCGGTCCTTTAGGTGTTTTTTTAGAAAGCTTTATTTCAATTGCGAAAACATATAATTATTATGTCACTGTCTATTTCACTGATGGCGATAAGAAAAAAGAAATTGAAGCACTCAATCAAATGAAATACAAACAACTTGACGGCGTGTTTATCTTAACTAGAGCAAACGATTGGGATGTGATAGAATCTTACAGCATTTATGGGCCTATCGCGACTTGGCACCGAATAGACTCTGAACGTATCTATTCTTCTTATATCGATCACTATAAAGGCTACTACAAATCATTGGAATATCTTTTCGATCAAGGGTATCGTTCTATTGGTCATGTTTTGGGAAATGTAAAAAACCTAAATACCAAAGCTCGTTTAAAAGCGATCGATGATTTTCATGAGGAAAAACATTTACCTATTCGTAAAAACTGGATATTTCATGAAGAAAGTAATAGTAATAACGGACAGGCGATTGCTGATTTATGGCATGAAATGCCGGAAAAACCGACTGCAATGGCTTTTTATACTGATTTTGTAGCCGCAGGATTTATTTCAAGGCTACAAACATTAGGTTATTCTATTCCGGAAGACGTCGCGGTGATTGGATTTGACAATAGTGAAATCAGTGATCTAATGCATATTACGACAGTCGACTATTCTATCAATCATCAGGCTGAGAATTCTTTTATTTACTTGCACAATCAATTAAATAAGACACAGCTTCCTGAACGTGAAATCAAGGTCCGGCTAGTCAAAAGAAATACAGTACCAATATATGAATCAGAAACA
This sequence is a window from Enterococcus wangshanyuanii. Protein-coding genes within it:
- a CDS encoding LacI family DNA-binding transcriptional regulator, with product MTTIIDVAKQANVSKSTVSRVISGNGYVSQESRKKVLEAMETLAYSPNLIARNLQSGETKTIGFLAHGSFGPLGVFLESFISIAKTYNYYVTVYFTDGDKKKEIEALNQMKYKQLDGVFILTRANDWDVIESYSIYGPIATWHRIDSERIYSSYIDHYKGYYKSLEYLFDQGYRSIGHVLGNVKNLNTKARLKAIDDFHEEKHLPIRKNWIFHEESNSNNGQAIADLWHEMPEKPTAMAFYTDFVAAGFISRLQTLGYSIPEDVAVIGFDNSEISDLMHITTVDYSINHQAENSFIYLHNQLNKTQLPEREIKVRLVKRNTVPIYESETSLKQN